The nucleotide window ATGTCAGATCATACAGCAGCTTCTCAAATATCGTGGGAATAAGATACCAGTTTTTGAAGACGTggtcaaggcagcagcagtgaaTACTGGATGTGCGTTTGAGACTAtacagctgcttcttgagcatcGTGGGGACAAGctaccagtttctgaagaggtagtcaaggcagcagcagtgaaTACTGGATGTGCGTTTGAGACTAtacagctgcttcttgagcatcGTGGGGACAAGCTATCAGTTTTTGAAGAGGTAGTCAAGGCGGCTGCAGTGAATGAGTTTCAAGGATGTGAGATCAtgcatctgcttcttgagcatcATGGTGACAAGAtaccagtttctgaagaggtggtcaaggtggctgcagaaaataaaaaacaagAATATCAGATTatgcagctgcttcttgagcatcGTGGGAATGGATtaccagtttctgaagagATGGTTAAGGTGGCTGCAGCAAGCCACAAGCAAggatataaaattataaagctgcttcttgagtATCGTGGGAATAAGctaccagtttctgaagaggTGGTTAAGATGGCTGCAGCGAATACTGGAACTCCCTTTTCAGAAAATACTGGCTATCGGATTCTGGGGCTGCTTCTTGAAAATCGTGGGAATAAGCTACCAGTATCTgaagaggtggtcaaggcggCTGCAGCGAATGAATATCAGGGACATCAGATCCTGGAGCTGCTCATTAAGAATTATGGGAACAAGCTACCAGTTTCTAAAGAGGTAGTCAAGGTGGCTGCAGTGAATGAATATCACGGATGTCAGATCAtgcagcagcttctcaaaTATCATGGGAATAAGAtaccagtttctgaagaggtggtcaaggCAGCTGCAGCGAATCATAAGCAAGGACATGAAATCATACAGCTGCTTCAAGAGTTATCGTGGGGACAGACTATATAGGAACATGGGAGTACGGCTGTGTTAACAGCTTGCCAAGTTTCAACATACTATCATCATTCTCTAGTGTCtttggaaaagaagagcCTGGTATAGCTAGGGATTATCTACATCTCTCGTTGGTTACGAAGAACTCCACCGCTTTCAGGGTGATCCTGCAGATCTGCCAGTTTGCCATCTTACGGGGCTGTAGTTAACTAGTATGACGTCACTTTGCTGCGGCGTCGCTCGATTTCCGGGGGTTGCAGAAGCGGATGCTTTGATTGCTGGGTCACATTGTGAAGATACGTGTTATTTACCGTATACCACCATGATACAGGAAGATAATTATTCCACCTCGCCCTGGTTCCGTATTCGGCTTAGCTTGGTTTCACTTCAGGGTTACTGAAACAATCAAAAAGCGTAAAGTAGTGACACCGGTATCCGGACACCCTGTACGCCGGTGTCAACTTCCTCTCTCGTAAGCCGCGACGCCGCGGCATTGATTGCTCCTTTGATTGCCAATCGTGGCGTTATACTCCGAGTTGGGAGAGATCAATTCGGGAAGCTCTGCGGCTTCATCCCTCCGTACCCTGCCTGTCTCTGTAGGGAAATGACCGTAAAATTATTCGCCCTTCTTGTCAATCCTTCCTATCTAAATCAGATACACATCTGAGGCTCAATGAGCTGTGTGCATCGTTAAAGTATATAGCAAGGAGACCGCTCTGTAGAGTTCTTTGTGAGATCGATTAAAGTGGTTTCGGTGCTGGTGTCGCCAATTTACACCATTGATTCAGTAACTTAAACCAAGTACCTTCAAACTTCAGCTGTAGTATAGTACGTATTTGGTTCTTCGTATTCTAACTAATTATCTCGCCTATCTACTTACTCTTCCAGACTAAACCAAGATTTTTCTGCCAGACTCAAGGTCCTTGAGCTGCTTTTTCAACTGCTTGCGCTTCCTTCGCAcagaagcttcttctccaacaatgTCATCCAGTTGCTCAGGTGATAAATCGTAGACCCAAGCGGGAGAGAACAATCCCATTGGAGCTTCTGGTCCCGTGACCAGATAAAAGTCCACCGCTTGCATGCACATGTTGTCAATGAACCTTTTCCGAGCAACTTTGTAGTACGATTTTAATATGTCGTGAATGTCTTGCACAGTCTGCTCCATATTATTCATATGATGGATCTGGGTTAGGTCAGAAAGTGGAACACATTCTCCACTTGAACCATTTTGGTAAGTCACGGAGACCGATGACTTCTTCGCTGCGGAAGTGATGCGTTCCTGCCGACTGAAACGAACGTTAGTAACTTCGTATTTAGAAACAGGGTTGGCTCTGACCATTTTTGCAGATTACTATTCAAATAATGATTCTGCGTCATTGGCGTGCCGTCTCTTTCGATGCGGAGCAGGAAGTTCGTTGTCGAAAGAGCCTGTCGATATTTGTCGCTAAGACCGTCCAACAGGAATGAAAGGATGTTCTGACCTAATCTCTGATCGTTGCAGATTATGGTCAATGCCTTTTTGATGAACGTGTGAACCACACATATAACATCACAGATGTAGCCCTCAGCGAAAGACGGCCACTTTGCAGACTGTCTTTTCAGTACGCTCGAGAGTATGGTCGAATTAAAAGTACCAATTTCAAATCCACGAGACTCCCGATAGATTTTCTCAATCCAAGCGAGGGTACCTTGGGTCTGTGAGTCTTGGATAGGAACGCAGTCATGCAAGATGTCCTCAATATCGCTGCAACTGTTGATCTTCCTGCTGGGGATAGATTTGCACTCTTCCTCGCTTTCAAACTTGTCAGCATCCGAGCAGACAGAGTTCGCTAGGGAAGCCACTGAACGATTACGTTGATCCTCTGAATCGTCGTCATGAGTATGAGACACAAAGGCGTACGTGTGGCCATGGGTAGAAATCTCATCGGAGAACAGTGCATTCCGGTTGGCAACCAAGGTTGCCAAGCGTAGTTCAGGCTCGTCATCAAATGCATCTTGTGATCCATAATTTGTTTGCAGAGCATTCTCGGTGATACGCTGGAACTTCGATACAATCTCGAGCAGATATTTTCTTTGTTGTTCTGTGGACTCACGCTCTTCGCCTAAGCCCTCCAGAGCTCTCTTGCATTCTTTCAGGCGTTTCAAGACTTCAGATCGCACCTATTATCTTTGGTCAGGCTTCGTCGCACACCAGTTACAAAATGATCACCTACCGACGGAAATTCTCGCCGCACATTAGAAGCTAGAAGTGTTTGCAATCGTGCTCGAAGAGCCTCAATACCATAGTTGTCCTTAGACAGACGATTCCAGGGAGGCGAATGTCGGAAAATGTCTTCCGCAATGTCACGATCTTTGGAGGGATCCTGGAGGTCCTTCTGGCCGAGATTTTTAACCACCACCCAGCCTAATTCTTCCGAATCTTGGCTCCCTTCGACTAGCTCGAtgattttctcttctgctccttcgtCCACGAGATCGGGCTTGGTAAGGATTCTGAGTGTCCTTATTCCATCGGGATCCAATTCTCTGGCAATTTCTATGATCTCCTGTGTTGCAATATCCACGTTGGCTGGGACGACAGCTAGCATTATTGACCGAGGATTCCTCATATAATTGAGTACCATATCTCTCACAAGAGCAATATCTGACTTGAAAGTCAAGCCGGGTGTCGTGGTCTTGAAAATTCCAGGAACATCAATGACGCTAAGGTGATTTTCATGGGGTCCAATAATCTCTAGCCGAAATACGTCGGAGGAAAACGTGGGCAAGTTGTCTCCCGCCGACGTTGACAGGCCCATAGCTTTATGAACCTTGGAACAGTTAAATTTAACCCTCATTCTTTTTGAAAACTCACTTACTTCGCTTATCAAACTTTCAAAGTCCGCCTCGTTGAGACTCTCAGCATCCGACATACTCCAACTGGCGTTTCCCTTTTCGATTTTGTGCGTTGTTGAAATGATCGAGCCAGAAattttcctccccctcaaGCTCGGATCTCTCCGGAATATGATCTGGGTCGCAAATCGTGTGCAAAGGCCACTGTTTCGAGGGAATTTCAGCTTTGTCAGGCCTTCCAGCACGGAGCTCTTGCCACTGGACTGATCTCCAACAACGACCAATTGTGGAAGATTGATGTATTCACCCACATTGCAGGCGAACAACCTATCAATCTTCTCAAGTAAAGCGGGTTCGGCGAGGACAATGTCGGCCTCAATCTGGGCCTCAAGCTTGACtgttatttttgtttttcggATACAGCGATCTGCGAAATGAGCCTTCCCCCCCGGCACtgttttgttgttgaagAAATCTTTGGTTGCCGGTTTACTAAACAATGTCGCTTGCAATGATGGCCTTATCAAAGTATATACTCAACACATTTGGCTTAGCATTCGCACCAAGAACCCTTTAAACTAATTGAGAAGTATATTGCTGGGCAAGCTGATTTCGCAGATCACTGTACTCCCGGACGTCAACGTTTGAATTTACATAGGCACGCGATTCACATTCCTTGGCAGCTCTCCGGTTTGCTAAGTCATTTTTCTGCTTTGTTGGAATTTGAGAGTGTAACCATTGCACCGCCCTTGCCTGGAAGTGCTTCTGATATGCTGTAAATCGGGATTGTCGAGTGGAATTCCTTCGGGGCAACAGAGCTTGTACCCTCCCAAGGGGTCTTCTAGAGCTTCAAATTACATACCAGACAGCAACTGCACGTAGTTGGACGAGATCAATGGCTCGGAATTTGACTCTCCAACACGGAAGAATTAGAATGTATACACACTGACATCGGTACAGTATCGGGAAGCATGTTATCTAAGCATTGGCCCTGACGAGGCAAGCGTTGACCGACGTTGCAGATTTCCTCGGTTTATTTGAACAACATAACCATCTGGAGTAGCTCTAGATTTACCATATAATCTGTATGACAGGAAGGACTTGATAAAATTAGGTTGTTTcagatagataaaatatctgATTAAGTATGAAAAACTAGAggatatatactattaagGAGATAGCTGTTCAGTGAAACAACTCTTTATTGGCACTTCTAGTCCACCTAGCATGATTGGGGAAGAACAGGAAGAGTAGATAAGATTTGGAGAATAATTTGTAGTAGGCATGCGCGGGTGGGATATCTAATATGCCTCAATGCCCCCTTATGAGGCAAAATGGCACTAAACACGCATAACGATTCTGTAGTCTTCCTGCTCCCCATGACAGAAGTCCAAAGCCTGCGTACTAAGCAGCGTTTGCTCTGGTTCAGCTTCATCGCTATTCTTCTTTGTAAGCATGTCAGCTGTTGCTTCCGTGTTAAATAATTGGTGCCCAACCTGTATCCGCTTAAACAACTTCAGTATTGATCTCGACTGTCCAAACTTCCCTAGTAATTTGCATACCAAGGAGCAGTACAGCATCAACCGAGCTCAAGTTAGAAAGTGTTGCTTTCTTCTATGTACTGGGGCAAGCTTATATGGCACGTCTGGAGATCTTCCATCACTTGATTGGGAAGGAAGTCTTGAACGCATCGTGACGAAAAGTCGAGCAACTTTCGCAATGCTCGTTCCCAGCTAGGGCCCAGTGCTTGCATGACTTTTACCCACTCGCCGTATATCCCCCATTTATATGCAAAGACGGCCACATCGTTCCCATGTCCTCCGTTGCACGTCACGAAGTCAACGTTATTACCGAACAGGAAGCGGAGATTTGCTGTGAATACCTTGTCAGTATTGGTCTGGGCTGAACAAACTATACATACTGACCTAGGATCTGATCacgaaggggaagggagggttCACACATTACCCTCATAATGGAAAGGAATAAATCATGTATAATCGCACGAGAGTGTATGCAGCGTTCTCGAACAAAAACATAAGCATCCGGATTTCGAAGATTTCAAAATATGGAAAGGTTGGCATGACGGAGTTTGCTGCCGTGAGCCACAGCTGATTTGTCAACGCGGGTTGGGCACCCTCAGCGGCTTTGTGTTCGGTTTGAAAATGGGGGGCAGCTACAAACAAGATAAATTCGAATTTCGCAAGTTAGACTGAACAAGCTATTACTATGAAGTGATACGCATCCTGCAATCGGTGGTTTCGCGACCAAGATGCCGTTGACCAGCACCTTCGAGGCTCACCCGCACTTGCCCAGCTTCGTACTTCAAAATATTCTGAAGGAGTTACCTGTTGTTCGCACACTACCGTCCATAGTGCATTCTGCCCGGCGCGTCCGCCTTGCTCCTGAGTGGAACTAATAAGAGTCTGTAGCGGCGCCCGTGACCTACCTAACATTAGGAGGGGATACCTATGATATTACAGACTTTATATTGGGGTTAAACTGTTCTGTTTGGGCATTTTCGGGGCTTGTTTACTTGGTACCAAAGGTTCTCCTGGGTGCATGCTGCCTAAGGCCAGAATGGTCAGGCTATGCGGTCGAAGCCCTGCAGCTTGATCTCATGAGCCTCGGTTTACGTTCGGCATCGCTAGGGGAAATTAGGTAGTCCTAGAGAACTGAGTCCCAGCCGAAAATGACTGGCACCCTAAGAGTGAAGGGCCTCCGCAGGGGCcgcctttctctttctccttctaaATGACAACCCTgcctccttcccttctctccatTAACGCTCCTCAGCCATTTCATCTTCCCATAACATCTACATTCTGGCAGTCACCTCGCGATTCCACCCTCTCCTGGTCTCTCTTTTCAGTTGACCGGTCATTTGACTCCCTCCCTTGAGCCATGGCCCGCCCTTCACCACATCACAACATTGGCCATAGCAGCGACAATGACGAAACCGCTGGCAGTGCCTTTCCGCCTAGACTCAGACAACGCCGCCGGTGTGGATTTCCCGATAGACATCACTGATGTCACAACTCTGACTCACCTCCACCTATGGACAACCGACCGCGTCTTTGGCCATTTTTATTATCGCGACCTAATATTTAGCTGGCTTTATAAGCCACATTGATATAGCCCTGTCGGCAAGCCGGACCGCCGGCCTTACGACTCTCCCCTCGAAATTAAGTCTCTGCTTGCCGTTGGCGTTCTTCTGCTTGTTTCCTAAGCTCAGTTTACCGCCggcgttcctcctccacccttaAAAAGAGCGCTTTGTAATTTGGTGGGCTGCTTTTAGCCATTTGCTTGATGTCGGTTTGTGAAACAGCCAATTCCGACCGGCGCTCGTCTAGGCGGCAGGCCTCCGTCAGCTGACCAAGGAGTCGGTGAAAGTGTATTTCCGCGTACTAACCGGGCGGCCAACTAAGTGAGGGCTAGGGGAACCCCTGGAGAGCGGGCTTGGGCGGGGCTAGGTCTTCAAGTCAAGCGTATATTGAAAGGCAGAAACAACTGAGTACCGCCAAGGCATCTCATATCTGCAAAACGACCAATCTATTCCTACAATACTGAGAATTATGAGGCTCTATTGATTTGGGATCAGCAtctgaataataatttcagGAGAACTATCTATGAACCATCCTTGAGCGTGTGGCAGAAACAATAGTAGTTCGCAATCTCTTCGTGTATAACACGTCAGAGAGATTACGTCAAGAATTCTAATAGACAATTCGAGCAATCTCAGACGGCTTCATTGAAGAGCTAGACAATGTAATATCACGCTGAAAAACACAACCAGAATTTGACACGATTAATGGGGCTGGCTCCGCATTCGCAAATGTTTGTGGGAAAAATCCAAGGGGCAAAAAAACCACAAACAGAGCCAGGGCACACTATCAGTTTCCAAGATCTCGAAGGCTTTTTTCCAAAGCTTCCTGAAGCTGAAGCGCCTCTGCCCTACGGTGGCGAGTATTAGCAGATTCCAAAGCCAAGTCGAGTAGTGCCTCGTCTTCGTAAGCACTAACACTGACTGGGTCAAAGATACCAGGCAGCCTGGCTAGAATGTGCCGTTCAATCACCTGACGGCAGACATTATCGACGAAAAGTTTCATTGCCACCTGAAACAAGTTAATATTCGGAGATCTTGTATGGCACATGTAATCACACCTTGTAGTAGGCTGCCAGGTCATTTCGAGCCTCAATGCAAGCCTGTTCGGTCATATTCACAACGACCCGATCCTGCAAAGCTGTTACCAGCCTGCGAACTTCGTCAGAAGAATTCTGGAAATGAAACCTGCCATTCCACTCTCCTTCAATCGCCGAGTCGATTGATTCTTGTAGCTGCTTTCTTGAATGTTTTTGTCTCGATTTCTGGATATTGTCCGTGTAGTAGTGGTTGTATGTAATTGGCTGACGCTTCTCGTCGTCCAAGAGAGTTTCCAGCTCCTCGTGCGCATGTCGAatatccatctccagcgTGGCATCGATCACTTTGGATACGCTTTCCCGAACTTTCATGTCTTTGATAACATGTTTAAGAGCGCATTGGATGAATTGCGAAACTATGGAAACAGTTTTGTCTAGATGCCGACGGGCAATGCTTCCCCAGCGGTCCGATTGAGCATGGTATAATTCGGCCAACAGTGCGTAGTTGTGATTGCCAGGAAGCTCTCTTCCACGAGTCTCATGGTATTTCTGTTTTGTGTCAGAGCTTACAACTGAGCATTCTCTTCATGAACTGACCTGTTCGACCCATGACATCATTTGTTTATCTGTGAGGAGAAtttgttcctcctccgcctcaatCTCGTCAGCGTGTGGATTGGCAACAACTTTTCGCTTTTCACTGTGATCCCGCATGTAACTGGCAAAGGTCTCATTTTCACAGTGAATGGCAGCACGAAGACGAACAAACATATCCTTTCCATCAACAACGAAGAAGGCAGCGTCGCGGCCACTATAGACTCCCTCGACAGCAGCTTTGACTAGATTATGAAAATCACTACTGATTTTCGTAAGGAAGACACGAATTTGGCTTGGGGAAGATCTCTCTTGACCGAGTTCATTAAGTTCCTCGTTTATCTCATAGAGCAATCTGCGCACGTCCTGTCGAACTTTCGGTAGTTCTCGCTCAATATGGCGATCAAGAAGCtcttggaggaagatgcgCAAATTATCAATCCCGATCCGGGAAGGGTCGATACCTTGACTTTTCCATGGGCCGGTAGAGAAGAACTCCAACTCCGCTTTCCGACGTTCTGCTAATGTCATGCCTTGATCTAACTGCGCTGGAGTTGGATTCTTCAAGAGGAAAAATCCCAAATTCAACTTGGTGCCATCCAAGTTCTTTGCCACACGAGCCACACGAGCCTCTGTACCGGAATTTATCAAGTCAGGCTTCGTGATAATACCGACTGTTCGACAGCCGGCTTTGTCGAAATGACGAGCGCGTTGGATGATTCCTTGGGTGTCAATGTCGCTGCTAGCAGGAACTACAGCAAGAACAATAGTCCGCGAGTTTTCGAGGTATGAGTCCACGAGATCGCGAACAAGTTTgacatcctcttctttctccgagACAGAGATAAGTCCAGGTAGGTCCACGATTGTCAAATGTACACCCGTGTTTCCAACCAACTCCAAGCGGAGAATATCAGCTGAAAAGGCTGGCGCGTTCAAGTCTGCGGAAAATCCACGGATTCCCATCAACGCTGAGGCCTCTTCAATGATACCAGGAAGCTCGGCGAAATCATGTATCTCGTGCCGGAACGCATTGAGACgtgccttttcctcttctgtaCGAGTGACATGCGGAATAATCATAGCAGTAGCACGCTGCTGTCCGGATTCGTGTCGAAGGCTAATCTCGGTCGCAAACCGTGTGCAGAGGCCATCCTGGCGGGGAAACGGAATCCCGGTGACGCCCTCTAGAACTGAGCTCTTTCCAGCGGACTGGTCACCGCAGACAGCTAGCTGCGGTAGCGAGATATGGTCGCCAACTCCATTGGCGCGAATACGGTCGATTTGGTTGAGTCTGTCGGATGTTCTGGATGTCTGGAGGCCAAGCCCGTCTCCTACTCGATCCAGATCAAGCGCGATCCAGTCCTTGTCAGGCGGTGTATCCATGATGCGTTCAAGATCGGGCCTCTTCTCAGCCGTAATTGGAGGGGAAAGTTTGCCTGCGTATATCGATAGGTCAATGGAAGAAAAGACTAGCGCTCGAGATAAAGAGGATGACCCAGCCTCTTTATAGCCTTGATCTGGAACCTTGCTCGGAACGAGTTGATATCTAGATACCAGGGCACCCGAAAGACTCAACCAAATCGATCGTAACTCCAACGGAGACGGCAACCTTATCACGATATCACAGCTTTATCGTCCGGTCGCGGCCGCGAGATCGCAAGCGGGCAATTGTATTGTAACCAAGCTTTGCTCCAGGCCTTTTATAGGTCCGAAGGCCTAAGATCTCACAAGGTACATTTCGCTGCACATTCCATTCGCAAGGCGGTTGCAGCTCGCGGCTTTGAAGGGGCAAAGAAATTGACTGCAAGGGATTCACATACCAATGAGTGGTATGGAGAAAGTTCTTCTTTGGTTGCTTGCAGCATTCTGGCTGATTATTGCTATTATGTGCATGATCCTTGAAATGTAGTAGCCTCTGCTCATAATGCTTTTTGGCCTGCTTCTTACACAGCGTAAAAAGGCCACGTTGCGTTCGTCTATTTTTCGCTCGACGCAAACAAAAGCAAGTTACATACACTCCCCCAGAGCGATTAATGAACGCAGAACTCACTGTCTCAGAGAGTAGCGTCATACATAACTCCGGATTTGCACAAATGCCGGCAAGGAGTTATCGACGCAATTCTGCGGACTTAGATTCGTAGATTTCTGGCACTTTTACTTCATTCGTTACAGACAGTCAGACAGACATTGAGGCTCGAAGCCGCATTGAAGAGCAAGCATACCATATTGAATATTGACATGAAAATTCGAGCACGAAAAAGCAAGCTGTTACTGGAACAACGCCAGATAAAACATACCAAGGAGCAGAGCACAAACGCAGTATGCTTAGCTAAGCGGTGTATATTTAGCAGTCTGACAAGACCGCGACATTCAATTGGCTGCGTTGGCTTACTAAGATTCTCAAAGATCGTTCCGTCCATCTAGCAGAGTATTGCGTAAACTGGTATTTCTGCTGTGTAGTCTGCCATGGCGGAGATTGTGCTGGACTCAGTGAAATCATCATACAGGCTGGTGCAAAATAAGCTTCACCATTTTATACCCTTCTCTTAATTCTCGGTCTACCGCCAAGACGCTAGCCCGGAAAATGAGTGTAGGTTATTGGGCTCTGGCATTCGGCTAAGTATGAGAGCATGATGGCTCGGCGAGTAACTCCAAGTTCTCGAGCTACTACTTCCCTGAACCAAACCGTCCATGAATAAAGGTACAATTTTCCTGATGTTGAAAAGAATGGTTAATAGGGAATTCTAGGATATTATAGGTTTGGAGAGCGCGCCTTACTCAGCAAGACGAAGTAGAATTAATTATGGCGACCGGGCCTTATGGATTTGCCACTATTTGGAATTCTAGCCTTTATGAAGAGATACAAGTCTATTTGAATTATTTTTCTCTCATTTCCTACTCTTgcaaagagaaaggaagtaatcaattaatatatatctatcctATACGGAATCCAATGAAGGAAACCCGACCTGACTGATGTCACTGGACAGGCATATATTTGGCATTATTGCCAAATAAGAAGGCTTACATAGTCTCAGGAGGGAGCCATGATACTTACTTATCGTTCAAACGTATTTAATGTAAGAATTACTGTACAATGTAGTGGAATCTATGGGTTCGTATTGGATGAATGGCCTTGGCAGGATTCGAGCTTATCCCTACAGTCCTCAAGGGTCTTTTGAGGGAACCGTGGCCGGGTTCCAGAGCCGCACTATCACATCACAGGAGTTGGACGCCAGTAACTGGACATCAATTGAGAAGACCACTAGATAAAGTTGCTGCCTCTTGTTCCACAGTCTCTCTGTCCCAATTGAGATGTGTTTCGGTGAAATGCATATGTATAGGTCCATGACAGCAAAGGCTTGGGATCGACTTGTTTCTAGTAAGTCAAGGCACTCGAGGTTCATAATCTTCATTATTTTTGCAACTAGAGATTTAAACTATACATTTTGGCTGGGATTCTGGGCTCACAGATAGCTTCTCGAATTAGGTAGTCACGGGGAAGGGTATGCGGTCTAAAACTTACACTTTTGCGCGATCatgatatgtatatatattatattatatatactttttactGATGACCTTGATGATAGGCACTGTTGTGCAATGTTCTGCTGAAAAGAGGTTGTGTTCCTGAACATATCTCCTTTGACGTCTCCGGTGGAGGTTACCGTAGCCTCATCTCAAGTCGCCTGCAACCTTTCTGCATGCAGCATTTTTCTAGGTATAATTAAGGTCCGGAATACTCAGTTACTACAGAAACAGTAGggaatattctatattaggATTAGTATGATTCTTCTCACCATGCCATCGATTGTCACCGTGCAACCAAAGGGTTGCGTTGTCCGGAAGCGGATGACGTGCAGCGTAAATTGCTTATTTAATACACAAAGGATATCCTATTTAAAATGGATGTACTTGGCAATTGAAGTCAAAATACAGTCTTTTGAAACAAAATTAGCAAAGTTTAAAGACTTTAAAAATGAAGAGAGATAAATACGGTCTACGCACTCATTTTCCTTCACCGAAATACGTCGGTTTTGCCGAGGAGTCTTCCGAAGAATATTCAAAGAAGAGAGCTGCCAACTTCAACATCCAAGCCAGGTCAGAAATACtcaaaaaggaaacatcAAAACTCAGAGATACATTACGCGTATTTAATTCTTTCCGATTTAACATTCCTCGCATACAAGGCGAAATTTGGAATGTTATCCCCCTGTTGGTTGCAGGGCCTGAGAATGCAGAGCTATATACACACGGCCAATCAGAGCATGACATTGAGATCCAAAAATTGACTGCCGAATCACGAATTATCCAGGACCTCTTTACACTTCTTCAGGGATTCAACGCTAAACTATCAAAGATTCAAGGGACTCTGAACGACTTTGCTACAGCTCAGGGAACATCTAGGTCACCGATCGGTGTTTATCCTCAAATCAGGCTTGATTCCCCAGATTCAGTGAGCACTAACTACGAGGAAATAGGATTCCTTAGTCCTGCAATGGTAAATTTCTCATATACTGAGAAAGAACTCACCAAAGAAGACATTGAGCATCATTTGAGAGACGGAGACAGGTCATTCCCGCCAACTATATCCGTTTCAACAAGTCCAGCGAGAATCTATAAGATTAGCAAAAGACCGACATTCTCTGACAGAAGGGAATGCTACGTC belongs to Aspergillus luchuensis IFO 4308 DNA, chromosome 3, nearly complete sequence and includes:
- a CDS encoding dynamin family protein (COG:U;~EggNog:ENOG410PH2C;~InterPro:IPR022812,IPR027417,IPR001401,IPR000375, IPR030381,IPR020850;~PFAM:PF00350;~go_function: GO:0003924 - GTPase activity [Evidence IEA];~go_function: GO:0005525 - GTP binding [Evidence IEA]) — protein: MGLSTSAGDNLPTFSSDVFRLEIIGPHENHLSVIDVPGIFKTTTPGLTFKSDIALVRDMVLNYMRNPRSIMLAVVPANVDIATQEIIEIARELDPDGIRTLRILTKPDLVDEGAEEKIIELVEGSQDSEELGWVVVKNLGQKDLQDPSKDRDIAEDIFRHSPPWNRLSKDNYGIEALRARLQTLLASNVRREFPSVRSEVLKRLKECKRALEGLGEERESTEQQRKYLLEIVSKFQRITENALQTNYGSQDAFDDEPELRLATLVANRNALFSDEISTHGHTYAFVSHTHDDDSEDQRNRSVASLANSVCSDADKFESEEECKSIPSRKINSCSDIEDILHDCVPIQDSQTQGTLAWIEKIYRESRGFEIGTFNSTILSSVLKRQSAKWPSFAEGYICDVICVVHTFIKKALTIICNDQRLGQNILSFLLDGLSDKYRQALSTTNFLLRIERDGTPMTQNHYLNSNLQKCRQERITSAAKKSSVSVTYQNGSSGECVPLSDLTQIHHMNNMEQTVQDIHDILKSYYKVARKRFIDNMCMQAVDFYLVTGPEAPMGLFSPAWVYDLSPEQLDDIVGEEASVRRKRKQLKKQLKDLESGRKILV
- a CDS encoding uncharacterized protein (COG:U;~EggNog:ENOG410PJMS;~InterPro:IPR022812,IPR027417,IPR001401,IPR000375, IPR030381,IPR020850;~PFAM:PF00350,PF01031;~go_function: GO:0003924 - GTPase activity [Evidence IEA];~go_function: GO:0005525 - GTP binding [Evidence IEA]), with product MDTPPDKDWIALDLDRVGDGLGLQTSRTSDRLNQIDRIRANGVGDHISLPQLAVCGDQSAGKSSVLEGVTGIPFPRQDGLCTRFATEISLRHESGQQRATAMIIPHVTRTEEEKARLNAFRHEIHDFAELPGIIEEASALMGIRGFSADLNAPAFSADILRLELVGNTGVHLTIVDLPGLISVSEKEEDVKLVRDLVDSYLENSRTIVLAVVPASSDIDTQGIIQRARHFDKAGCRTVGIITKPDLINSGTEARVARVAKNLDGTKLNLGFFLLKNPTPAQLDQGMTLAERRKAELEFFSTGPWKSQGIDPSRIGIDNLRIFLQELLDRHIERELPKVRQDVRRLLYEINEELNELGQERSSPSQIRVFLTKISSDFHNLVKAAVEGVYSGRDAAFFVVDGKDMFVRLRAAIHCENETFASYMRDHSEKRKVVANPHADEIEAEEEQILLTDKQMMSWVEQKYHETRGRELPGNHNYALLAELYHAQSDRWGSIARRHLDKTVSIVSQFIQCALKHVIKDMKVRESVSKVIDATLEMDIRHAHEELETLLDDEKRQPITYNHYYTDNIQKSRQKHSRKQLQESIDSAIEGEWNGRFHFQNSSDEVRRLVTALQDRVVVNMTEQACIEARNDLAAYYKVAMKLFVDNVCRQVIERHILARLPGIFDPVSVSAYEDEALLDLALESANTRHRRAEALQLQEALEKSLRDLGN